The nucleotide window TTTCCACACTCATTTTTGACTGCACTTTAAATTCTTCGGTGAGTGATTGGGTGCGTGCGTTGCAGAATACCAGCAGCTTGGCTCCGGCCTGTTTGGCCAGCATGAACATTTTCTGCAGGTAGTGGAGGAAGCCCAGTTCATACTCTGTATTGGGGGGCAGTACCAGCACCATTTTTTTGGTGGTACTGAGTGGATGGAGGAAGTTGCAGACATATACGGTCTCCCATACACTTTGTAAAACGTTGTCCATGGTGGTGCCGAAGATGGTGCCAAACCAGCGGTCGGTGGTGCTGGTTTTGTCGGTCCATCCCAGTACAACATCGCTGATCATGAGTTCTTTTGCTGCGCGGGCGATACCATCAGACACGTTGAGGTCTATCCTTGTCACCACCTGTACATTGCTTTCAGTGGCGGCGGCGTGTATGATGGCTTTTTCCATCATTTTGTTGGTGAGATGGATTTTCTCGCGGGCTTCTTCATTATCCTGTACTACGGCCAGCGGGTAGATGGGCGTAGTGGTGTGGGTGTCCTTGATCATAACGGCGAAGTCGAGCAGGGCTTCGATACGTTCGGGGTTGGCTACGGGCACCAATATACGTTCGGGCTGGTCGGGCAGTTCAGGTTGTTGTTCAGCTTCCTGCAGTGCCAATTTACGGCCGGCACTTTCTGTTACGAAAGAGCCTACGAGGCAGGTGATGAGGATGAGCACCACGGTGCCGTTGAGCACATTTTCATCCACGATGCCCATGTTAAAACCAATCAGGATAACAGCGATAGTGGCTGCCGCATGGGCGCTGCTGAGGCCGAAGATAACGTTCCGTTGGGTAGGACTGTATTTAAAAATGAGCTGTGTAAAAAATGCAGCGAACCATTTACTGCAGAGTGCCATAACGGTGAGTACGCCGGCGATCATCAGGGCAGTAGGGCCTTTGAGCAGTACACGGAGGTCTACCAGCATACCTACGCTGATCAGGAAGAAGGGGATGAACAGGGCGTTGCCCACAAATTCAATCCGGTTCATTAAAGGCGAGGTATGCGGTATCAGCTGGTTGAGTGCCAGGCCGGCCAGAAACGCGCCGATAATGCCTTCTACGCCGGCCAGTTCGGCCAGAAATGCAGCGGCAAACACGAGCGCCAGCACAAAGATGAAGTGAGAGGTTTTATCGTCCTTTATTTTCTTGAAAAACCATCTCCCGAGCATAGGCATCAGCCAGAGTATAATAACGGCAAAAATGGCCAGGGAAATGCTTAATCTCATCCAAAACTGGGTATTGAGGTTGCCTGCCTGTGCGCCGGTAATGATAGCCAGTATCAGCAGCACTGCAGTATCGGTGATGATGGTACCGCCTACTGCTACGGTGACGGCCTCATTTTTAGTAATGCCCAGCCTGCTGGCCAGCGGATAGGCTACCAGCGTATGTGTGGCAAACATGCTGGATACCAGCAGTGTTGCCTTGAAGTTGAAATGCAGTACATAGGTGCATACCACAAACCCCAGCAACAGCGGGATAAAAAAGGTAAGCGCTCCGAAAACCATACTACGGTAGCGGTTTTTCCTGAACTCCGTCATATCCAGCTCCAGCCCCGCCAGAAACATGATATACAGTAAGCCTGCTTTGCCAAACAAATCGATACTGCCTTTTTCTATGATCCCGAATCCATGGTCCCCGATCAGCATACCGGCCAGTATCAACCCAATGATACTCGGTATCCTGAATTTCCGCAGGATAATAGGTGCCAGCAGAATGATAAACAGTACCAGCGAAAAAATAGGTACCGGATCTTTCAGCGGCAGGTGAGTGTCCATTAATAATACCAAGCTATTAACCATATAACATTTTGTTATTTTGTTATTGTCAGATTCCCTTTCCAGATCCTTTATAGCGGCCTGAAAAACCGAATATGAAAATAAACAAATCTTAAATAATCAATTTCTCC belongs to Chitinophaga sp. HK235 and includes:
- a CDS encoding cation:proton antiporter, which codes for MVNSLVLLMDTHLPLKDPVPIFSLVLFIILLAPIILRKFRIPSIIGLILAGMLIGDHGFGIIEKGSIDLFGKAGLLYIMFLAGLELDMTEFRKNRYRSMVFGALTFFIPLLLGFVVCTYVLHFNFKATLLVSSMFATHTLVAYPLASRLGITKNEAVTVAVGGTIITDTAVLLILAIITGAQAGNLNTQFWMRLSISLAIFAVIILWLMPMLGRWFFKKIKDDKTSHFIFVLALVFAAAFLAELAGVEGIIGAFLAGLALNQLIPHTSPLMNRIEFVGNALFIPFFLISVGMLVDLRVLLKGPTALMIAGVLTVMALCSKWFAAFFTQLIFKYSPTQRNVIFGLSSAHAAATIAVILIGFNMGIVDENVLNGTVVLILITCLVGSFVTESAGRKLALQEAEQQPELPDQPERILVPVANPERIEALLDFAVMIKDTHTTTPIYPLAVVQDNEEAREKIHLTNKMMEKAIIHAAATESNVQVVTRIDLNVSDGIARAAKELMISDVVLGWTDKTSTTDRWFGTIFGTTMDNVLQSVWETVYVCNFLHPLSTTKKMVLVLPPNTEYELGFLHYLQKMFMLAKQAGAKLLVFCNARTQSLTEEFKVQSKMSVEIAYKQFDTIEDFLILSREVTRDDLVVVVTARKGTLSYHAYMEGIPAKVSRHFKDNNVILLYPEQTEIDYLEAGLQPEDLTLAPIQEQLANLNKLGKAFRRIFKGPKNKN